The sequence GATAcgctaaaaatatatattcacaaacTACAGTTGGTTGATTCAATAGATGTCAGAAATTAATTTGAGTCTAGTTGTATTTTGTACACCTAGAATAGGTTCTGATTTGGTTTGTTGTTTATGCAGCTTGGAGTTGAGACCGTCCCTGTACTTGTTGGCCCAGTCTCCTACTTGTTGCTTTCTAAGGCTGCCAAGGGTGTTGAGAAGTCATTTGATCTTCTTTCCCTTCTCCCCAAAGTCCTCGCTGTCTACAAGTAAGAAATtacttcctttttttatttattttgccaTCCATGTGATAATGATAATGTGACACACCACTAACATGAATGATGACTTTGATTTGTCTACAGGGAGGTTATTACCGAGCTTAAGGCTGCTGGTGCCACCTGGATTCAGCTTGACGAGCCTGTCCTTGTTATGGATCTTGAGGGCCACAAACTCGAGGCGTTTACAGCAGCTTATGCTGAACTTGAATCAACTCTTTCTGGTTTGAACGTTCTTGTGGAGACTTACTTCGCTGATATCCCTGCTGAAGCATACAAGACCCTAACTTCGTTGAAGGGTGTGACCGCCTATGGATTTGATTTGGTTCGTGGCACCAAGACCCTTGATTTGGTCAAGGCAAGTTTCCCCGCCGGAAAGTACCTTTTCGCTGGTGTTGTTGACGGAAGGAACATCTGGGCCAATGACTTTGCTGCGTCTCTCAGCACCTTGCAGGAACTTGAGGGTGTTGTTGGAAAAGGTATTATGTCCTTCTAGATTCATCTGTCTTTTACCCGAGTCCCCTGACAAGATTACGGGAGTACTCAAAAACAAATACTATAAATGTTGATCTGTTATCTTTCTGCTTTGATTCAGACAAGCTTGTGGTCTCAACCTCCTGCTCTCTTCTCCACACCGCCGTCGATCTTGTGAACGAGACCAAGCTTGACGACGAAATCAAGTCGTGGTTGGCGTTTGCCGCCCAGAAGGTCGTTGAAGTGAACGCATTGGCCAAGGCTTTGGCTGGTCACAAGGATGAGGTATGCTTCACAGGATTTTTATCCACCTGCGTCTTTATTAAATCCTTGAATAATCTGTAAATAAATGATTTGGTAAGCACTAGAACTCTAATATTGCTTTCTCTTGCAGGCCCTTTTCTCCGCCAACGCTGCTGCTTTGGCTTCAAGGAGGTCTTCCCCAAGAGTCACCAACGAGGGTGTTCAGAAGGCTGTAAGTTTGACACAAAACCTAAGCCATGTTCCCGCTCGAGAATTTAGGTTCTCTATATTTTACTGATCGAGATGGTTTGTAATTGTAATTTCAGGCTGCCGCTTTGAAGGGCTCAGACCACCGTCGTGCAACTAATGTCAGTGCTAGGCTCGATGCTCAGCAGAAGAAGCTTAACCTCCCAATCTTGCCAACCACCACCATTGGATCCTTCCCACAAACCGTAGAGCTCAGGAGAGTTCGCAGAGAGTACAAGGCGAAGAAGTTAGTCTCCTGTCCTAAATTTAATCCCTGGTATCTCCTTAAACGGTATGATACTAACTGTTCTTTAATAGGGTTTCTGAGGAGGACTATGTTAAGGCCATGAAGGAAGAGATCAAGAAAGTTGTTGACCTCCAAGAGGAACTTGACATTGATGTTCTCGTCCACGGAGAGCCAGAGGTGAGCTTTTTCCTTCTAATTTTATATCCTAATCTCCTTAACTCTCGAAGTAGAGTGATGTGAATTCAAAGTTATCACTGGTAGTCATTGTTAATGTTTCTGACGAGATATGTTTGGACAATTTTGTAGAGAAACGACATGGTTGAGTACTTTGGGGAGCAGTTGTCTGGTTTTGCCTTCACCGCAAACGGATGGGTTCAATCTTATGGATCTCGCTGTGTGAAACCACCAGTCATCTACGGTGATGTGAGCCGTCCCAAGGCAATGACCGTCTTCTGGTCCGCAATGGCTCAGAGCATGACCTCTCGCCCAATGAAGGGTATGCTTACCGGCCCTGTCACCATTCTTAACTGGTCCTTCGTCAGAAACGACCAGCCCAGGTACATACATAAAAAACCTGTCTGAAACAAACTAGCTGAAAATAGATAGAACAAAATCGTTAAACTATGTACTTATGCAAATTTTGTAGGCACGAAACCTGTTACCAGATTGCTTTGGCCATCAAGGACGAAGTCGAGGATCTTGAGAAAGGTGGAATTGGTGTCATTCAGATTGATGAGGCTGCACTCAGAGAAGGACTACCACTCAGGAAGTCCGAGCACGCCTTCTACTTGGACTGGGCTGTTCACTCCTTCAGAATCACCAACTGTGGCGTCCAAGACAGCACCCAGATCCACACCCACATGTGCTACTCCCACTTCAATGACATCATACACTCCATCATCGACATGGATGCTGATGTCATCACCATCGAGAACTCCCGATCTGATGAGAAGCTTCTCTCTGTGTTCCGTGAGGGAGTGAAGTACGGTGCTGGAATTGGTCCAGGTGTCTACGACATCCACTCTCCAAGAATACCATCAACTGAGGAAATCGCAGAGAGGGTGAACAAGATGCTTGCTGTTCTTGAGCAGAACATCCTTTGGGTTAACCCTGACTGTGGTCTCAAGACCCGTAAGTACACCGAAGTTAAGCCTGCCCTGAAGAACATGGTTGATGCGGCCAAGCTCATCCGCTCCCAGCTCGCCAGTGCCAAGTGAAGGAAAGCTTGAAATGAGATGAATGATTTGAGGAAGGatactttctttttctctatgatggattgtgttttgtttggtttaaattacctttttaaaaaatatttagtcgaagTTAGGTTTTGATGCATATGGTATCACCTCTTGCTGAGAGAGTTGAGAGATATGCATCTTTTGGATTTGTTTTGTGTTTCTCGTTTTGTATCCTTCATTTCTCTGATGAAACATATCTTTTTTTCTAAGGGGTATTGAAAGGaaataaagtttggttcttctCCAAGTATGGAAACTGTTTCGAATAGATATCCCAGGGCATCTACAGATGCATCTTTGCCTTGTGTTTCCGCAGTTGTTGTCTCTTGCTGTTTTTGTAGGTTGGTTGGATTGCACTTGTAGCTTTGTCGGAACTCTATTCATTTTAGGACAGAAGTTAAACAAGAGAATTATCTTTGCCGGGGAGGTTATGACTTGTGAGCTTTCAATGGTGACCAAGGAACGGAGGGGAACATTGAATTCCTTaacattttccaaaaaaatcactattcacaaggaataatttttcctttttgttccTCTCCATTCCTTTTTTCTGtaaagaaatataaaacaaaaacattccttgttaaatttgacAAGGCACAAGCATTCCTTCCAATTCCTGCAATTTTATTCCCATACGTTCATTTCTTATTCGTTTCTCGTATTTCCGAAAAGGTCACCAGTCGAAACCGTGGAGTTGGAGCTTCTTATTTTCCCCACTTCAAagaagttaacaaaaaaaaaaaaaaatcaaatatacacTATTGATCCATTTCTACAAGTTTTTATTGAAGCTGATAAAACTTAGGATCCTTAAACttgaaaacattaaataaatagCTAGACAAAACTAGTCTCAGTCAAACAAAAATGTGTACAACGTAAGAGACAATGACATAATCAAAGTAAAACTCATAAGAGCGCAAAACTGATGTCCCAAGGCATGGCAAACAAAATCACATGAGCAGCGATCCATCTGAATTGTTAAGAGCTTCTTTGGCTTTCCTGAATTTCCCATAGATCGTCTTATTAGCTTTCACAACATATTCCTTCATGAAAAACTTGATGCCATCCCTTAGAGCTTCATAGTCCGGATTCACAGCTATACGAGTAAACAAGTTCCACACTAGTTTCTCAGTGTGCTCAAAGATGGCCTCGAACAGCATCCGGAAGTGCATGATTCTCTTTGGAGTTAACTGTACTGGATTCGCCAAGTCTACACATTTGAGAACCGCAAGAGAAAGATTGAATGAAACAATCATCTCCGCCACAAATTTCGCTAGATGCATTGATCTCTGAAGTGACATCGTCTCTAGTTCCTTGAAATGGTCCCAGATGCAGTACTGCATAAAACCAACAAAGAATGATAAGAGAAAAGAATCATTACATAATCGAACTTtccacaaagattaagaaaacacattaaatcatTATACTAAATATATTATTGTGTAATTATCAGTTTTCAATAAGTTTTATCtaatagtaattaaaaaaacaattttttttgaagttatacaactttttcataaaaacacataaaaatctTATCTTTCCGAaacaatttctttttaaaaacatttatcttAATGGAATGGAGGGAGTAGTAGACAAAGTACCTGTAGTGTGAACTTATGATTCTTGTCGTGCTCGCACAGCTTTAAAGCGAGAACAGTGTAGTACTTGTTAAACACTTTCTCCTGTAAACAGCATTCAACTAGAACCCTCATGATCTCTCTGTCCTGCTTTCCTGGCAGATCCAATCTAAGAAGTTTCTCAAACGCATCAATGTAGTCTTCACTGCTCATGATCACGCAAAATATAGCTTTTCTGGAGTCTGTATTCATCCTCTGTGCATCAGCTAGCTTCAACATTTTCTGGGCCTCAACAACCTCAGCGTCCATCGTCTGTGCTACGTCTTCGGCGTGGTTTGTTTTAACCGCCAAGTCGCCAGATAACCACCACTGACCCTTCTTCTCGGTGTCAAGCAGCTTGCTCCATGTTAGCCCTCTTAATAGTACTTCTTCCACTCTCAACTGTGCAGATAGTAATGAAAAAGGGCATAAACTACTCATCCAAAAGCAACGGTGTGAAGCAGAAGCTAAGATATTACCTTTTGAAGCCACTTCTTCACCCTTGTGTTCTGGACAGAATCTTCCTTGGCTCTCAGCTTGTTGTTCTTGATTGCAGCAATGGTTTCAAGCATCTTTTCCATCTGAAAAGTCCAGAGTAAGAAACGActttaaatatcaaaaaaaaaaaaatttcttcaagAAGAGAATCTTTCGCTAGATTGCTTactgtaaatttatttatatcagTTTTGCAATCAGGGGAGGTTTTAATTTCATTAGTCTTGTTCTGGATGCTTATGATGAAGGTTTTCATAGCCACAGGATCATCACTTCTTATCTTCATTCCACAACCTTATTCAAACGCATAACAAACAACTTAAAAATGTAACATAAAATCACAAAACACCTAGTATGACCAAGCAAGGATAGTAATAAAACTTACTATCTAAAACAATTAGAATAGTGCAGGCATCAACTTCAGTCAGCCGGTTCGCCAATGTCATTAAGAAATCATAAATAAGATCACtgcaaaagaaacacacaagttCACATTCAGTcacattaaaatcataaataaagtAAACATCAAATGTGCAGATGCAGAAAAGTTAACCTGGAGCAAACTCCCAATAAGCAGAgataagaaagtaaaagagtGATTCCATTCAAAGAGAGACTGTCTTCTTTCTGGTATTCATCCTGAAAACAGATAAGATGATATGTAACTACTGCAGTATTTCAAACAAGTTGGTGGGAAGAAACATACTATGCAGAGAGACTTAGGGACATACCTCGAAAGATTTAGCAAGTGAAGCAATAAGCTGAGCACTGAAATCCATTCCAACTTGACAAGCCATGCCAGCTATAAAAGCAGCAAATACAGCGTACCTTAACAAGGAAGACAAATTATTCAGCCATCAATCGTTTTATTAATCATTAAACTATAGAGAGGTGTAGAGATATTAACTGTTCATTGCCTCTGGCATAAGTTGCCAAAACCTCTTCACAGAAAATCTGAGAGGACACACTTCTTGCAACACTCtgcattaagtaaatatttaccATGTAAGAACAGTAACCGAGTAGAAACTGAAGTAACTTTGAACTATGAACGGTGTTTAAGCTTACGCGATAGAGTGTGGAAAGCTCTGAGGTTATTGTCTCTACATTGGATTCAGCCATCTTATTTAGAAGACCTGTAACACATACCAAGAATAAGTTACAGAACTATAAACACCAAAAGAGGTTAAACAGCCTTTTGCTAGCCATACCTTTTACACGTGTACGTAATTTAGCTTGTTCTTCAGATTCGCTTCTGGCCTGAGATCTCAAATGAGGAGCAACATACTTGACGCCGCTCTCAGGATTAGGTTTCCGCAGAGGAGATTCTACTTTCTCGTCGTACTCAACAGTCTCTGACTCACCATCATCTGTGATCTCCATCGGATGAGTTTCTACCTCTTCATCTAAAGACTTCTTCTTACGGTGTTTACggtctctttttcttttaggCTCTTCTTCACTGTCCTCATCAGAAAAATCAGATTCTCCAAGGTCAAAATCTTCCTCGTAGTCCTGTTTCTCCTCTGGTCTCTTTCTCTTACCCTTCTTCTTACGAGAGTCACCAAGCTCAGATTCCATAGAATCCAACACAGACGGAAGCCCTTCGAACAAATCATTCATACCATCATCCACGCCTCTTAGTTTCCCGTTCTTGACCTTGAGCTTCTTAGCTAGCTTCCTCTCGAGCTCAACATCCTGCTCACGAGATAGTGAAGCGCTTTGTGTCTCCATCTCAAGATACTCTTCGAacttcgtcttcttccttggTTTGTTTAGATCTTTCGTTTTGTGTCCTCTttgcatcttcttctcctttggtTTGACTCTAACCTCGCTTTTCTTTTGTGTAAAAGACTTTTTACAATCCTTGTTTCCACCAGGACTAACTGATTTCACATGTTTTTCAGTTTCTTTATAAGTTGCAGACTTGATCACGTCATCAGTCTTTGTCTGGACTGATGTTGATGATGCTGATACTCGCTTCTCCTTTTGCAACTTCTGAAAACCAGAAAAATCAACAAATCATGAATTGGTAACTAAACTGTAGATAGCAAAACAAAGATTCACACATACCTGACGCTGAAGCCAAGATTCATGCTTCTTCTGGTTCTTCTGCAAGCGAGCCTCTTTACGCTTTTCATGACGTGAGCTCCCTGCtgatcatcaaaaaaaaaaacaagcaaacGAGATTCTTTAAGAACATAGCTCGAGCAGAAAAAATACTAAGATCATTACTAAAGAGAATACATCAGCTTACCCGTTGTATCTGGTCCAGCCATAGATTCTACAAACAACAACAGAAGAAAAATTAGAACTTTCGCTTTCTGAATACGAACACGACAGAAGCACAGAAGTAACAGAACACGACATTACTGAATAAGCTTCAAGCATCTATAACAATGAAGATTCTAGCAAGACCCTAGTTTTACTAAGCCCTTGGAACCTTAAAGACTCGCGATTCCGACAGAAGGATCAAACTACGTCTAAGACATTAAAAGCAGAACGTATGATTGCACAAGATGGATCATTACTTGAGCAGTGTAAGGTGGACTCTCAAATTCAATCTTCTCCGCACTCGCTTGctctaagaaaattaaaaacttgAAGGATCGTTTTTTTTCCGACACAGTCGATGAACGCAGGAATTGAAAATTGtatagattagggtttttgtcgaatttttaaaatcttaacgAAACAAAGCCTGCGAAGTTGTTGGGCCTAAATCCTCTGATTAGGCCTGGGCAAGGGCACAAGGCacgtaacaaaataaatattggcTTACAATTGTACTTGTTTGGCAAGTAATTGGTTAACCAAGCACTTGCCTAGAATTTAAAGACTTGTAAAGCTGGACTCAAAATAAATAGAGATTAGCGAAGGTGAAGAAGGAGAGTGAATATCAACTTGACTGTTTATGATTAAACAAAACACAGAGTTTTACGGCTCCATTAATATAAACATCAAATTTTCACTGAACTAAATTTAAGAGTGTTAGTTCACACCCTGGTCAGATAGAGATATTGGACTGGTCTGGTGTTGTAGTTAGACAGATTCTTATAAAGCAGATAGTATTATCAGTTGTCCAATTGTGTATGTAATATTTAACTGTAGTTTCTTAATAAATTAGCgttaaaaattaattagtatTGGCCTAATAGTTCAGTTTTGTTGAAATTAAAATACACAATTCTTTGAGTTTTGATGGAAATGCAATTCATCAAATTTTAACTTGCTAATTAATGTAATAGATACCAAGTAACATAGTCAGTAgttgaaagataaaattatctAAATACTTGTATTTGTGAGTAATAAAAGCCGATTACTTGTTACTCGACTTAGTCGATCATAGCAAATACTTGCTTCGAATCCGAGGTAAATAGCAAGTACAAGCCGGATGATAAGTATAGTGTCCATGCCTACCTCTGATAGCTTCAGCAAGTTGTGATGaatcttttatattaaaatcCATTTAACGCATTCTCATCCATAAAAAAGTGTTTGGTCATTCTTGGGATGCGAAGTGAATCATACATTAACATTAAGAAGATAAACATAATGTAAGAAGGAAAACACTTGACACAGTGCATAGACTTTCATTTCTGTAATGTGTTCAGATACTGTTTTGATAGAATCTTAAGTATAACCTTTAATTTTTTCTAACTACAAACTTAACTTGATAGACATTAAGCGTACCAAATAGTGCATCAGAATTCTTCCTTCTCCGGATATAGAGATGAAAGCTATATCAGCTAGAGTTTGAATCCCTTTCTCAGCATCCCAATCACTCTGTGAAAGTGAGAATATGGCATTGTTCACGTTCTCACCCGAACTTATTGAATCTGTCAATAGATAAAGTAGAGTTTTTTGTTTATCAGATAACCCTTCATAGGCAAATCTAATGGCTGTTTCTACATCCTTGTCCCCATGACAAGTTTTGAGCTTAGCCAGTGCAGTTATCCACTCATCTTTGCTTTTTCCGCGCAAAGAAGAACCAATGACTCTGAGACCAAGTGGAAATGGAGAGACAAGCTTAGCTACTTCATCTGCATGCTCCAGATAACTTCTTGGTGGAAAGCGTTGTCCAAATGCAGAGTATGAAATTATCTGAAGAGCCTCTTCGCTTGATGGAAAAGCAACTCTGTATGTCTGGTTCTGGTGGATCCCACATTCTCTTAACGTATCTATATCTTCACTGGTCACAATAACCTTACTTCCATACCTAAGACCGTGGATTACATCTCTCAAACCCTTTAGATCATGAAGAAAGACATCATCAAGAATGAGTAGGACTCTCTGATGCTTTAACCTCTCTTCTGCCTCACCTAGGTCAGGTATATTCATGTCCCTATGATCTAAAATTCCAGATAGTAACTCTTTCTTCAAACGATTTTGCAAATCATATCTTTCGAGGTTGTGCACCTCATACTTTCCCTTAAAGATCTCCTTATAAAACTTGAGTTGGAAGTTACTGGAAACTTGGTTGTATAAGGCTTTAGCTATTGTGGTTTTGCCAATACCTGCAGGGCCCCAAATGCCCGCCATCTTCACCTCGTCGGAATCTAAGCGTATCATCGATTTCAGCTTTGCTACATGAGCTTCCACTCCAACCAACCGATCAAAATCGGTTGATGGCAACTCGTTAGAAACATCTTTGACGATTTTTGAGATCATCTGCGCTTCACTAGCCCTAAGAAAAGATACACAAAAAGTTAGAACACTATTGATTTGACATGAAAACAAGGACAATAGTGGGTTACGTAACCATGCATAAATACAATATCATGACGAGGTGATGGCGAGATGGTTTGCTTCAAGCTGATAGAGGATTTATAAGTTTGTAGTACCTTCAAAATACATTTAGATACAAGATGCATTATttgtaaaaaagttttttatgggttgaataaatttaacattcattcaaaataaATACCCCAATATTGCAGGTATGGTGGGTATGAGATTTATAAGGGTTAAAACATTACTAAATGATCAATACATGTATTATTCTTCCTAACAAGGACTACATAGTGAATTTGTACTTTATGAAAGTTTAGAACAGTACCATGAAGTTACATGTTCCCCAGCGATAAGGGCAACTTGAGTCAACGCTTGTCTCcatgtcttcttctcttcctctgtactgccattacaagtTTCCTCAAAGGCCTTTCCGAAATCTCCGGTCTGTTTTCTCACATCAGATGGTTCCACGTCGTAGAATATTGTCATCACAGTTTGTCCTAAAGAAGCCCTACAATCCATGATCAGCTGCAACTCGTGTAGACACCAACTCGAGGAGGCATAGTTCTTCGAGAGGATCACCACGGCGATCCTTGATTCTCTGATAGCTCTCACGAGCTCGGAGTTTATTGATCCGCTCATCATGATCCCGTCGTCTACGAACGTGTTTACTCCATTGGTTTTCAACCCTTCAAGAAAGTGGCTGAGAAAGCTTCTCCGGACATCTTGTCCACAGAAACTTGGGAAGACGTCGTAGCTGTATTGAcgtgttgatgatgatgatgatgaagaggaaggagaagaagcagCGATGAGAGGGTGAAGAGAGTTGCAATCTGTTCTTGATTCTCCCAAGACAGACTTGAAAATTCCTCTCAacatcttttttttggtaattttgaCTATTGAGAACACAATAATATCGTTAAAGAAGACTTTTGCCCTTGGGTCCTGCCTATGCAAATGGCCTCTACATAACAATATAAGAGCGCGTAAAATTAGTTGATAATCATCGTGTTTACACGTTCACAAACTTAAGCTTATGTTTACTCAATAAAATATGACATTGCACGTTCAGAAACTTTCAAGAAAAGAGAGAGTTTGTGTTTATTTATTCCCTTATTTTTCTGTTTGGCCAAAGTGTTACATCATAAAGAATGATTcgcttgtatatatatatatatatataacaaagaaaaacattCCAAAGGACTTAGTCAACTTTAGTTGTGTACATTGTTTGTTACCATGAATCACTTACTTATCCATGAATGTTTTTAATGTAAGGAAAATGGAACCTATGGTTTATGGGACTATCTCATTCCTTTAGCTCATTCTAAAGTTTAGCAACTACTTAAAACTAGGTCAAGAAGGTCAGTGATAAATTCATCATCCAATCTGTCTTCCATATATCAACACGCCTCAGAGGAACATGGAACACTGAGTAAGCTGAGAAAGAATCTGAAGTATGAAAGCATACAAGATAGTCCAACTCAAAGTAGGACTTCTAACAACGATCtccaaataaacaaataaaaggCATATGCATATGATCAACATATATGAACTCAACTCTTGTCTTGGACAAGTCCAAGATCTCTATACTTGCAGGGACAGGAGGTAATGTTTTCAGGTTCTTACATCCCGCCATTTCCAATGAAACTAGACGAGAAcataacctgattaatgaaggCACTTTCTCTATCGCAGTTTCCCCAAGAGACATGAACTGAACCTGCGTTGAAATACACGGAAACCTCTTCAACTTCGAGCATCCCCTCAGGTTAAGGATACTGAGGGATTCCAAGTTGATATTGGTCGGAAGAGCCTTCAGTTTTGTGCAACAAGACATGTCCAAGACTTTTAGCTTATTAAGGTTttgtagagaagaagaagaaactgtgACCAAATTTTCGCAGAACCTGAGATACAGTTTCTCCATATTCATTGCTCCTGAGAGATTCGGAATGTCTTTGATGTTTTTGGATGCGCTCAAATCCATATACGTGAGACTTGTCAGTGGCTGAAAACATGCACATACACAATGATATAActatattgaaaattttaaagtaacACAGGATTTTTGAATGACACTTTGATATAAGAAGCATACCTGAACACCTTCCCAAAGCTTTACAAGCTTGCTATCTCGCAGAGTAAGTTCAACAAGAAACTCAGGACGAAACTTAGAGGGCATACATTTTATCGGATATGAATCCCAATGTAGTAACCTTAGTTTACGTGGTAGATAATCCAAGCCGTGAGGTAACTGCAACTTGACTGCTTCATCTGGAAAATGATTGTATAGCCTCAAGAATTGGAGATTAGTCATTTTCTTGAAGGCTTTTACACTTATATACACTTCATCATCGAGTTCGGACATATCTAAGGATATgcctaaaacattttttgtaccCTGCAAATgtaccaaaagaaaaaatatagcTAATTAATCTGTTAATGAATAAATGAAGTACAGCACCCGTATCTGAAGAAATAATTAACACGAgtttaacataatatttgaaCTAAAGTTGATTTTGTGATCAGTAGGGAATGTATGGATGTGTCAACACTTACAGTTTCATCTACAAGTACATCCGAGATCTCCTGAGCATCGACTAGGAACTGACGTCTTCCAGGATCGTTGATACATTGTCCTCGAATGATTTCTTTACCCATTTGTTGTAGCAAAAAATGCATCACTATATATCCATCagcatatatatgtataagagATCTGTCCACAAGGACTTTAAGTCCAAAGTCTGCATCCAATGCACTCTTAGCAAGCAACTGCTTCACACGATCCACCTTCTCGCCATTGAACAAGCACGCGACATGAAGAAATAGAGTCTTATCTTTCTC is a genomic window of Brassica napus cultivar Da-Ae chromosome A2, Da-Ae, whole genome shotgun sequence containing:
- the LOC125582442 gene encoding 5-methyltetrahydropteroyltriglutamate--homocysteine methyltransferase 1-like, which produces MASHIVGYPRMGPKRELKFALESFWDGKSTAEDLQKVSADLRSAIWKQMSEAGTKYIPSNTFAHYDQVLDTTAMLGAVPPRYGYTGGEIGLDVYFSMARGNASVPAMEMTKWFDTNYHYIVPELGPEVNFSYASHKAVNEYKEAKALGVETVPVLVGPVSYLLLSKAAKGVEKSFDLLSLLPKVLAVYKEVITELKAAGATWIQLDEPVLVMDLEGHKLEAFTAAYAELESTLSGLNVLVETYFADIPAEAYKTLTSLKGVTAYGFDLVRGTKTLDLVKASFPAGKYLFAGVVDGRNIWANDFAASLSTLQELEGVVGKDKLVVSTSCSLLHTAVDLVNETKLDDEIKSWLAFAAQKVVEVNALAKALAGHKDEALFSANAAALASRRSSPRVTNEGVQKAAAALKGSDHRRATNVSARLDAQQKKLNLPILPTTTIGSFPQTVELRRVRREYKAKKVSEEDYVKAMKEEIKKVVDLQEELDIDVLVHGEPERNDMVEYFGEQLSGFAFTANGWVQSYGSRCVKPPVIYGDVSRPKAMTVFWSAMAQSMTSRPMKGMLTGPVTILNWSFVRNDQPRHETCYQIALAIKDEVEDLEKGGIGVIQIDEAALREGLPLRKSEHAFYLDWAVHSFRITNCGVQDSTQIHTHMCYSHFNDIIHSIIDMDADVITIENSRSDEKLLSVFREGVKYGAGIGPGVYDIHSPRIPSTEEIAERVNKMLAVLEQNILWVNPDCGLKTRKYTEVKPALKNMVDAAKLIRSQLASAK
- the LOC106380772 gene encoding nucleolar MIF4G domain-containing protein 1 isoform X2, with amino-acid sequence MAGPDTTGSSRHEKRKEARLQKNQKKHESWLQRQKLQKEKRVSASSTSVQTKTDDVIKSATYKETEKHVKSVSPGGNKDCKKSFTQKKSEVRVKPKEKKMQRGHKTKDLNKPRKKTKFEEYLEMETQSASLSREQDVELERKLAKKLKVKNGKLRGVDDGMNDLFEGLPSVLDSMESELGDSRKKKGKRKRPEEKQDYEEDFDLGESDFSDEDSEEEPKRKRDRKHRKKKSLDEEVETHPMEITDDGESETVEYDEKVESPLRKPNPESGVKYVAPHLRSQARSESEEQAKLRTRVKGLLNKMAESNVETITSELSTLYRSVARSVSSQIFCEEVLATYARGNEQYAVFAAFIAGMACQVGMDFSAQLIASLAKSFEDEYQKEDSLSLNGITLLLSYLCLLGVCSSDLIYDFLMTLANRLTEVDACTILIVLDSCGMKIRSDDPVAMKTFIISIQNKTNEIKTSPDCKTDINKFTMEKMLETIAAIKNNKLRAKEDSVQNTRVKKWLQKLRVEEVLLRGLTWSKLLDTEKKGQWWLSGDLAVKTNHAEDVAQTMDAEVVEAQKMLKLADAQRMNTDSRKAIFCVIMSSEDYIDAFEKLLRLDLPGKQDREIMRVLVECCLQEKVFNKYYTVLALKLCEHDKNHKFTLQYCIWDHFKELETMSLQRSMHLAKFVAEMIVSFNLSLAVLKCVDLANPVQLTPKRIMHFRMLFEAIFEHTEKLVWNLFTRIAVNPDYEALRDGIKFFMKEYVVKANKTIYGKFRKAKEALNNSDGSLLM
- the LOC106380772 gene encoding nucleolar MIF4G domain-containing protein 1 isoform X1, producing MAGPDTTAGSSRHEKRKEARLQKNQKKHESWLQRQKLQKEKRVSASSTSVQTKTDDVIKSATYKETEKHVKSVSPGGNKDCKKSFTQKKSEVRVKPKEKKMQRGHKTKDLNKPRKKTKFEEYLEMETQSASLSREQDVELERKLAKKLKVKNGKLRGVDDGMNDLFEGLPSVLDSMESELGDSRKKKGKRKRPEEKQDYEEDFDLGESDFSDEDSEEEPKRKRDRKHRKKKSLDEEVETHPMEITDDGESETVEYDEKVESPLRKPNPESGVKYVAPHLRSQARSESEEQAKLRTRVKGLLNKMAESNVETITSELSTLYRSVARSVSSQIFCEEVLATYARGNEQYAVFAAFIAGMACQVGMDFSAQLIASLAKSFEDEYQKEDSLSLNGITLLLSYLCLLGVCSSDLIYDFLMTLANRLTEVDACTILIVLDSCGMKIRSDDPVAMKTFIISIQNKTNEIKTSPDCKTDINKFTMEKMLETIAAIKNNKLRAKEDSVQNTRVKKWLQKLRVEEVLLRGLTWSKLLDTEKKGQWWLSGDLAVKTNHAEDVAQTMDAEVVEAQKMLKLADAQRMNTDSRKAIFCVIMSSEDYIDAFEKLLRLDLPGKQDREIMRVLVECCLQEKVFNKYYTVLALKLCEHDKNHKFTLQYCIWDHFKELETMSLQRSMHLAKFVAEMIVSFNLSLAVLKCVDLANPVQLTPKRIMHFRMLFEAIFEHTEKLVWNLFTRIAVNPDYEALRDGIKFFMKEYVVKANKTIYGKFRKAKEALNNSDGSLLM
- the LOC106432503 gene encoding probable disease resistance protein RPP1, with product MLRGIFKSVLGESRTDCNSLHPLIAASSPSSSSSSSSTRQYSYDVFPSFCGQDVRRSFLSHFLEGLKTNGVNTFVDDGIMMSGSINSELVRAIRESRIAVVILSKNYASSSWCLHELQLIMDCRASLGQTVMTIFYDVEPSDVRKQTGDFGKAFEETCNGSTEEEKKTWRQALTQVALIAGEHVTSWASEAQMISKIVKDVSNELPSTDFDRLVGVEAHVAKLKSMIRLDSDEVKMAGIWGPAGIGKTTIAKALYNQVSSNFQLKFYKEIFKGKYEVHNLERYDLQNRLKKELLSGILDHRDMNIPDLGEAEERLKHQRVLLILDDVFLHDLKGLRDVIHGLRYGSKVIVTSEDIDTLRECGIHQNQTYRVAFPSSEEALQIISYSAFGQRFPPRSYLEHADEVAKLVSPFPLGLRVIGSSLRGKSKDEWITALAKLKTCHGDKDVETAIRFAYEGLSDKQKTLLYLLTDSISSGENVNNAIFSLSQSDWDAEKGIQTLADIAFISISGEGRILMHYLVRLMSIKLSL